The Pochonia chlamydosporia 170 chromosome 1, whole genome shotgun sequence genome window below encodes:
- a CDS encoding nucleoside 2-deoxyribosyltransferase domain-containing protein, with the protein MEGNVIHAPDTPKNFPRPSIFLAGTTTPLPNGDNWRKNLVNRLANSKITFLDPTRKDWDETWKEDASDQRWADQVDWEMKMRETADIVVVFFHGSTLAPISLLELGLSAKSRNVIVCAMPGYQKRGYVEAVCKLHKCTLVTSEEELVSAVKEKFGLHYELWMRKGDDKVKMSDLVDFVPEYP; encoded by the coding sequence ATGGAAGGTAACGTCATCCACGCACCAGATACACCTAAAAACTTCCCCCGACCATCCATATTCCTCGCCGGaaccacaacaccacttCCCAATGGCGACAACTGGCGCAAAAACCTCGTCAACCGCCTAGCCAACTCCAAAATCACATTCCTCGACCCTACCCGCAAGGACTGGGATGAGACTTGGAAAGAGGACGCCTCCGACCAGCGCTGGGCGGACCAAGTCGACTGGGAAATGAAAATGCGGGAAACGGCAGACATAGTTGTAGTCTTTTTCCATGGCAGTACACTCGCGCCGATCAGTCTGCTGGAATTGGGGCTAAGCGCCAAGTCAAGAAACGTCATTGTCTGTGCAATGCCAGGTTATCAGAAACGGGGATATGTGGAGGCTGTCTGCAAGTTGCATAAATGTACATTGGTTACGAGtgaggaggagttggtgtcGGCCgtgaaggagaagtttgGGCTTCACTATGAGCTCTGGATGCGAAAAGGGGATGACAAAGTGAAGATGAGCGACTTGGTCGATTTTGTCCCTGAGTATCCTTGA
- a CDS encoding beta-galactosidase (similar to Neosartorya fischeri NRRL 181 XP_001259224.1), whose amino-acid sequence MSIPPTHPISLPDWSNVDVIHRNTLPPRSNFYLYHSEAAALTRDVTNAKAQCLSGKWKFHLSRSPFEGPRDFHKPHFRGDEFKDIVVPGMWQLQGFGKGPHYTNYLYPWPVDPPNVSYQENECGRYMTSFTVDKSFAEHQLRLRFEGVDSSYTVWVNGKEVGYSQGSRNPSEFDVTEFIQVGKENHLAVEVYQRCDGSYIEDQDQWWLSGIFRDVYLHAFPKVHPVDFHVITGLDEKFEDATLRVKVDVSASCTVELKLLDGQQKKVASHTMKVSKPDEFKLDIKSPHKWTAETPYLYSLVLNFLDGTGCSLMQRVGFRKTGLIDGVFCINGNPVKFRGVNRHEHHPDHGRAVPYEFMRRDLLIMKNHNINAIRTSHQINDPRLYDVADELGLWILDEADLECHGFAAVDGDAASYTSDNPTWKEQYVDRARQMVARDKNHACVIMWSLGNEAFYGRNHQAMYDTIKAMDDTRLVHYEGDWNAQTVDIYSRMYSDIDYVESVAKERDWKKPLVLCEFLHSMGNSEGNAKEYIDLFYKHPRLMGGFVWEWANHGLRTKNEDGEEFMAYGGDFGDEPNDYNFVMDGLLYSEHTVSSNITEYAKAIEPVQTLSLHQHKITVANRYDFLTLDHLTATWSAVSDGNELAVGPVKIPRGIKPHAEAVVTAEGFHNGMLKEVHGEAYLQIKFRLKHDSFWAPAGHLVSTGELRVSRPLSVNAIQSVEPPMPKPTMQMASDSLVNITSVSGDSTWAINTVTGTLVSWKRRGLPNSEVISQPITMDFYRALTDNDRGGHGREWVDRRLHQTSMHVKEVRFQEVQDGIVVEVKHRIAPPALLWAVDTTWTYHFRGESLAINVKGKPHGMGLPSTFARIGITLGLAGAERAKWWGRGPGESYRDKKYSQLFGNWESTIDDLWVDYEFPQDGGNRTDVRWVELLGQQGRLLRANFGDLDGASFSAMHYSTKDIDDCTHPYELHKRKRSDTIVRLDWVHHGLGTGSCGPWTLPRYSLKTDHEFDFDLLLD is encoded by the exons ATGTCCATCCCACCCACACACCCAATCTCCCTGCCAGATTGGAGCAACGTCGACGTCATCCATCGCAACACTCTCCCACCCCGAAGCAACTTCTACCTCTACCATAGCGAAGCAGCCGCCCTCACGCGGGACGTCACCAACGCGAAAGCGCAATGTCTCTCTGGGAAATGGAAATTCCACTTGTCGAGATCGCCGTTCGAGGGGCCACGGGACTTTCACAAACCACACTTCCGTGGCGATGAGTTCAAGGACATTGTCGTCCCGGGAATGTGGCAGCTTCAAGGGTTCGGAAAGGGTCCGCATTACACTAATTATCTGTATCCGTGGCCGGTTGATCCACCTAATGTATCGTACCAGGAGAATGAATGTGGTCGATACATGACCTCCTTTACGGTTGACAAGTCGTTTGCAGAGCATCAGCTTCGATTGCGCTTCGAGGGTGTGGATTCTTCATATACGGTTTGGGTCAATGGGAAGGAGGTTGGTTACTCGCAGGGTTCTAGAAATCCGAGTGAGTTTGATGTGACGGAGTTTATACAAGTCGGCAAAGAGAATCATCTAGCAGTGGAAGTGTACCAACGCTGCGATGGGAGCTACATTGAGGATCAGGATCAGTGGTGGCTCAGCGGTATCTTTAGGGATGTTTACCTCCATGCTTTTCCAAAGGTGCATCCCGTCGATTTTCACGTTATCACGGGCCTGGATGAAAAGTTTGAGGATGCAACTCTGCGAGTCAAAGTCGATGTTAGTGCCTCCTGCACCGTGGAACTCAAGCTCCTCGACGGACAACAAAAGAAAGTTGCCTCCCATACCATGAAAGTTTCCAAGCCGGACGAATTCAAACTCGACATTAAATCCCCTCACAAGTGGACAGCAGAAACACCATATTTATACTCGCTGGTGCTCAATTTTCTCGATGGTACCGGGTGCAGTCTAATGCAACGAGTTGGGTTCCGCAAAACAGGCTTAATCGATGGCGTCTTTTGCATCAACGGCAATCCCGTCAAGTTCAGGGGCGTCAACAGACACGAACACCACCCCGATCATGGCCGTGCCGTGCCATACGAGTTTATGCGCAGGGACCTGCTCATCATGAAGAACCACAATATCAACGCTATCCGCACGTCTCATCAGATAAACGACCCGCGTTTATACGATGTAGCTGATGAGCTTGGACTCTGGATTCTCGACGAGGCGGATTTGGAATGTCATGGTTTTGCTGCCGTTGATGGCGACGCCGCCAGCTATACATCTGATAATCCTACCTGGAAAGAGCAATATGTCGACAGAGCTCGACAGATGGTAGCTCGTGACAAGAACCATGCATGTGTAATCATGTGGTCTCTTGGCAATGAAGCATTCTATGGAAGGAATCACCAAGCCATGTATGATACGATCAAGGCCATGGATGACACGCGGCTGGTCCATTACGAGGGAGATTGGAATGCCCAAACGGTGGACATATACAGTCGCATGTATTCGGACATTGATTACGTTGAGTCGGTTGCCAAAGAGAGAGATTGGAAGAAGCCGCTTGTGCTTTGTGAATTTCTTCACTCGATGGGCAATTCAGAAGGCAATGCCAAGGAGTACATTGATTTGTTTTACAAGCACCCAAGGTTGATGGGCGGGTTTGTATGGGAGTGGGCGAATCAT GGTCTTCGTACCaagaatgaagatggcgaggagTTCATGGCATATGGAGGTGACTTTGGAGACGAGCCCAACGACTACAATTTTGTCATGGACGGCTTGTTGTATTCTGAACATACCGTGAGCTCCAACATTACCGAATACGCCAAGGCAATCGAACCTGTTCAGACACTTTCCCTGCATCAGCACAAAATTACAGTCGCGAATCGCTATGATTTCCTGACTCTAGATCATTTGACCGCAACTTGGTCCGCTGTTTCCGATGGGAACGAGTTGGCAGTTGGCCCTGTCAAAATACCAAGAG GAATTAAACCACATGCGGAGGCAGTTGTGACGGCAGAGGGATTTCACAACGGAATGTTGAAAGAAGTCCACGGCGAAGCATATCTGCAAATCAAGTTCAGATTGAAGCACGACTCCTTTTGGGCGCCTGCTGGACACCTAGTGTCGACCGGAGAACTTCGGGTGTCACGGCCGCTGTCAGTCAATGCCATCCAGTCTGTTGAGCCGCCGATGCCGAAACCAACCATGCAAATGGCGTCAGATTCGCTTGTCAATATTACTTCGGTCTCTGGGGACTCGACATGGGCAATAAACACGGTCACCGGTACCCTTGTAAGCTGGAAACGCAGAGGCCTTCCTAATTCTGAAGTAATCAGTCAGCCCATTACAATGGATTTTTATCGTGCACTGACCGACAATGATCGCGGCGGCCACGGACGGGAGTGGGTGGACAGACGACTTCATCAAACGTCTATGCACGTAAAGGAAGTTCGGTTTcaagaagtccaagatgGTATTGTAGTGGAAGTAAAACACAGGATAGCACCTCCTGCCCTACTATGGGCTGTTGATACGACGTGGACGTACCACTTCCGTGGAGAGTCTCTGGCTATCAACGTCAAGGGAAAGCCTCACGGTATGGGCTTACCATCGACATTCGCACGCATTGGCATCACCCTGGGCCTTGCCGGGGCGGAACGGGCCAAATGGTGGGGCCGCGGTCCGGGAGAGTCATACCGAGATAAGAAGTACTCTCAACTCTTTGGAAATTGGGAGTCAACCATAGATGACCTTTGGGTGGATTACGAATTCCCCCAGGATGGTGGTAACAGAACTGATGTCCGCTGGGTTGAATTGCTAGGCCAGCAAGGTAGGTTGCTGCGAGCCAATTTTGGGGACTTGGACGGTGCAAGCTTCTCGGCGATGCATTACTCAACGAAAGACATCGATGATTGCACTCATCCGTACGAGCTTCACAAGCGAAAACGCAGTGACACGATTGTGAGACTTGACTGGGTACACCATGGATTAGGCACCGGGTCGTGTGGCCCATGGACCTTGCCTCGGTATTCGTTGAAGACTGATCACGAATTTGACTTTGATCTGCTTTTGGACTAG